The sequence below is a genomic window from Sphingobacterium sp. ML3W.
AAGCCCATAGGTTGATTTCATCAATTCTAACGCTTCTTTTACGCTGATTGCTGTCGCCTTTGTTTTAACAGGTGCAGCCAACTTTGCGTTGATGGCTTCTCCGAAATTAAATCTTACTCCGGCCTGTTCCTTGACCGCCGATACAATTTTCAACCCAGTTAGGCTTTCTTCCGGCAACTTTAATTTTTTATCCAGTATCTGCGCTGCGGCAGTATTAAAAGTTAAAAGTGTAATCAGAAAAACATATAAATATGTTAGTTTTTGTTTCATATTTGCATTAAATAATAGATAAGGGTTCAAAAACCCACTTGTTTATTTGTATTGACTGACGCATTCAGTTTGATATTCAAACCATCTTCTTGGTAGCAGCGCGGTTTCCTTTTTACAATTAATCCCTTTCCATCCCCCTTTCCTTTATCATGACCTGTTTATCTTTGATCGTATAACCGAAATTCGCAGATTTGGATAACATATTTAAAACAGAGGTAACTTGAAGGTCTTTAAAACTAATGGTCACCTTTTGCCTTAATATTAATGGATTACTTGTCCTGATATTTATGCCATACCATTTTTCAAGGTCGTATATAATTGTACCCAACGATGTCTGGTCATAGTCTAATTCTCCATTTAACCAACCGATGGTTCCGACTGCATGAACAGGGCTGACGTTGAATTGCCCGGTCTTTGTGCTGAACCGGATTTGTTGGTCGGGCGTTAACTGGGCTATTTCTTTACCAATATGGCTTACGCTAATCTTTCCGCTATGGAGCGTAATGATATTTTCGGCAGCTATGGTCGATGCATTAATTTCAAACGACGTACCTAATACCCTGGTCGTTAATCCCTGCGCACTTACATAAAAAGGCTTGGCCCTGTTATGGTTTACCTGGAAGAATGCACGTCCTAAAAGTTTAACCTGCCTGTCCGTTTTGTTAAAATCAGCTGCGATACTAAGCACTGACCCGGGGAATAAAATAACGGTACTGCTGTCCGCCAGTTTAACTGTCCTGATATTCCCCGCTCCTGCGCGCATCTCGTTCCAGGCTAATTCTGTGGAGTCCATATTTGTCGTTTTCCCTTTGAACAGGAAAAGCACGACACTGCTCATAACCAAAAAGGCGACTGCCGCTGCATACGCATACCACCTTTTATGCGGTATTCTTTTTATAGGATAAGCCTGTTGCTTTGCTTCCAGCTTATTCCATAATCGGTCAAGTTCTCCTTGGGTAATGTTGGGATCATGCTCGCCGAACAAATCTGGGAAAGCCATACGAAGGCAGGCCTCTACATATTCCTTATCCGTATTCATGGCAAGGTAGATTTTAACCGCCTTTTCTTCATCCGGCGGGCATTGTCCCCGGAAAAATCTGATGAGCATTTCTTCGCTTGGTCTGTTCATTTGACACTTGTTTTTCTTCTTATCATTTTTTTAAGACGTAACTATATTTAAGCCCTCTATCTATAAAGACGTAAGTTTTATACCCAAACAGCTATGCCCTAAAAAAAAAATAATATCACGGTCGTTTTTAGTTAACATTACGTTAACACAAAACCTTAAACAAAGCACCATTTTCCACAAGTGAACCATCGAAACAACAACCATTTATACTTTAATTTCAAGAATAAAGGGGGTGTTAATGAAAAATAACGAACAGGCATAGCTGTTCGTTATTTTTATTTGAAAATGAAATGAATAATGAAACTGGCAGGAAATGAAAAATAAACGCTTATGCTATTACAGTAGCAGATGCGACCAGCATAATTAGTGGCAAGACTTCCGCGTATTCGCTCATATCGTCACGGATGATTTTCATCGCAGATTTGATGTGGTTGTTCACCGTATTGACACTGATGTTGTTCTCTTGGGCGATCTGCTGATGGGTCAATCCCTGCTCACGACTCATCAGGAATACTTCTCGCCGCTTTTCGGGCAGTTTATTTACTGCTTCCATATAAATACCTTGCAGTTCTTTAAACGATAATTCAGGATGATCGATACTACCCAGTTGATCCAGCGGAACGGTTTCAATATCTTTGGTTTCTAAAATGTTCTTGCGGTGGTAATCGGCAACCTGGTTTCTTAAAACAGTAAAAATATATCTTTCAAATTCCTCCACCTGCAACAGCTTTTTTCTATGCTGCCAAATGTTCAACAATATATTCATAACGATTTCTTCGCAGTCTTCGCCCTGCTTTACAGACTTTAAACAGGAAGGAAATAACTTGGGGTAGTAATAGTCAAAGATGCTTTTATAAACACTGTCATTGCCATTAAGCCAATCTGCTATATGTTCCTCAATGATTTTTCTTGCCATGGTTGTTTACCCTGATTATTTATACAATACAAAAGTATTCATATTAGTATTAAATTAATGTTATCATATACGGAGTCCAAGTGCAGAACTGATCAATTTAGCCCGAAATCAGATGTTAAGTTCAAAAGTACAAGGCAGATATGTTTGAATACCTGAAGAGCCGTCTTGATTATTACGAAAAAGAACTTAAGCGTACCGGGGTCACCAAACAGTTGCTCTGGCAAGAGTATATTGAAAGCGACCCCACTGGTTATAGCTATCCACAGTTCACTTATCACTTAAGGCAACAGCTTATCTCCCGAAAGGGCAGCATGGTGATGGAGCACATCGCCGGCGACAAACTGTATATTGACTTTTCTGGAAAGAAACTCCATTATATCGACCGATCCACAGGTGAACTGATTGCCTGTGAAATATTTGTTGCCTGTCTTCCTTTCTCAGATTACGCGTTTGCCATCGCCGTGCGTTCCCAACAAACGCCCGACTTTCTTTACGCGCTGAGCTGTTGCCTGGAGGCCATGGGAGGTGTGCCAAAAGCCATCGTTCCCGATAACCTAAAAGCAGCAGTGATCAAAGCTGATAAATATGAACCGGTACTGAACCAATCCATGGAAGACTTTGCCAACC
It includes:
- a CDS encoding FecR family protein; this encodes MNRPSEEMLIRFFRGQCPPDEEKAVKIYLAMNTDKEYVEACLRMAFPDLFGEHDPNITQGELDRLWNKLEAKQQAYPIKRIPHKRWYAYAAAVAFLVMSSVVLFLFKGKTTNMDSTELAWNEMRAGAGNIRTVKLADSSTVILFPGSVLSIAADFNKTDRQVKLLGRAFFQVNHNRAKPFYVSAQGLTTRVLGTSFEINASTIAAENIITLHSGKISVSHIGKEIAQLTPDQQIRFSTKTGQFNVSPVHAVGTIGWLNGELDYDQTSLGTIIYDLEKWYGINIRTSNPLILRQKVTISFKDLQVTSVLNMLSKSANFGYTIKDKQVMIKERGMERD
- a CDS encoding RNA polymerase sigma-70 factor — translated: MARKIIEEHIADWLNGNDSVYKSIFDYYYPKLFPSCLKSVKQGEDCEEIVMNILLNIWQHRKKLLQVEEFERYIFTVLRNQVADYHRKNILETKDIETVPLDQLGSIDHPELSFKELQGIYMEAVNKLPEKRREVFLMSREQGLTHQQIAQENNISVNTVNNHIKSAMKIIRDDMSEYAEVLPLIMLVASATVIA